Below is a genomic region from Candidatus Latescibacterota bacterium.
ATCGTTCAGAAGGCGGTTTTCTTTTCAGGGGAACGGCGTATGGTCTGATCGGCGAAGACGGCGGATTCTTTATCTGGCCCGGCCTTCATGTAGGATACGCGTTCTAGATTTCGGGCCTGTTTCTGAATTTGGAAATGGTGCCACATTATCGGCCGGTAGAGTTTCCCGGATTCACTGGAGACTTTACCGGTCTTTTTAATTATTGCCTGTTTAAAATAATCATTGATTAATTCATCGATTCGCGTAAGGATACGCAGATTGAAGCGCCACGGGGGCGTCTGTTTATCTGGAGCTTATTCATCAGGGGGGCAGAATGCATCAGGCAGAGACAGCAGCATTCCTCAATCATAAGGGTGGCGTTGGAAAAACCACTTCAGTCGTAAACGCGGGCGCGGGGCTGACAATCCTCGGGAAACGTGTACTTCTCGTAGACCTTGATCCACAGGGACACCTGACCGACTTTCTCGGAATCACACCCGATGAATACACCGGAACTATCTCAAATGTATTACGCGGCGACATCCATCCCCGTGACACGATCGTCACCAGGGACCTCAGCGCGCGTCTTTGTATAAATGGTGAGGAATCACGACTGGCACTTTCCGTCATCCCAGCCGACAGCAATCTGGCCGAATCAGAGATGTCACTGGCATACAGGGCCGAAAAAGAACATCTTTTGAAGAGGGCTATGGGCAGGATCAGCAACGATTTCGATTACATCCTTTTTGACTGCTCTCCCAGCCTTGGCCTTATCTCGATCAACGCGCTTGCGGCCGCCCGGAAAGTCTTCATTCCCGTCCAGACAGAATACCTCGCGCTCAGCAGCCTCGAGGGCCTTCTGAAAAAAATCGAGTTCATAATGGACGAGGTCAACCAGGATCTGGTGATCGGCGGATTTATCGCGACACGATTCGACAAGAGGAAAGTCCTTGGCAGGACGGTAATCGAAGCGCTGAAAGAACGATTCGGAGCGCTCTTCCTCGACACAATAATCCGTGAGAATATAGCGCTCGCGGAATCTCCCGGAGTCGGAAAAGACATATTCAGTTATCGCCCCAGAAGCTACGGCGCACAGGATTACCTGAATCTTTCGCTTGAGATCATAGGCCGCGCTGCTGCTGACAAAAACTTGTTCTCGGTGGAGAGAGGTGTGATCACCAGCAACACAGATAGTGTAGCCGCAGTCTGATTCCAGGCTCTGACATATACGATCTTTACAGCTCTGATCTTGGACCGGAGCATGGGCGTAATAAAAACAAGGCCGGGAGGAATCCCGGCCTTGTCTATTTTCTGGTCTCTTTG
It encodes:
- a CDS encoding ParA family protein, with the protein product MHQAETAAFLNHKGGVGKTTSVVNAGAGLTILGKRVLLVDLDPQGHLTDFLGITPDEYTGTISNVLRGDIHPRDTIVTRDLSARLCINGEESRLALSVIPADSNLAESEMSLAYRAEKEHLLKRAMGRISNDFDYILFDCSPSLGLISINALAAARKVFIPVQTEYLALSSLEGLLKKIEFIMDEVNQDLVIGGFIATRFDKRKVLGRTVIEALKERFGALFLDTIIRENIALAESPGVGKDIFSYRPRSYGAQDYLNLSLEIIGRAAADKNLFSVERGVITSNTDSVAAV